Proteins encoded together in one Lathamus discolor isolate bLatDis1 chromosome 3, bLatDis1.hap1, whole genome shotgun sequence window:
- the THAP4 gene encoding peroxynitrite isomerase THAP4 isoform X4, with protein MAGSGTNTETPQLNPVMEPLSWMLGTWLSDPPGDGTFPTMKPFQYLEEVHISHVGQPMLNFSFNAFHPDTRKPMHRECGFIRLKPDTNKVAFISAQNTGLVEVEEGEVNGQELSIASHSIARISFAKKPHVEQITRKFRLNSDGKLEQTVSMATTTQPMTQHLHITYKKVTP; from the exons ATGGCTGGCAGTGGAACGAACACAG AGACTCCGCAGCTGAATCCTGTGATGGAACCTCTGTCCTGGATGCTGGGTACATGGCTCTCAGACCCACCAGGAGATGGCACCTTCCCTACAATGAAGCCCTTCCAGTACCTTGAAGAAGTGCACATCTCTCATGTGGGGCAGCCCATGCTCAACTTCTC GTTCAATGCCTTCCATCCAGACACCAGGAAGCCCATGCACCGAGAATGTGGATTCATTCGCCTCAAACCCGACACGAATAAGGTGGCCTTCATCAGTGCTCAGAACACAG GTCTGGTGGAGGTGGAGGAAGGGGAGGTGAATGGACAAGAGCTGTCTATAGCATCTCACTCTATAGCCAGGATCTCCTTTGCCAAGAAGCCCCATGTAGAACAG ATTACCAGAAAATTCAGGCTCAATTCCGATGGGAAACTCGAACAAACTGTCTCAATGGCAACCACTACGCAGCCCATGACTCAGCACCTCCACATTACCTACAAAAAGGTGACACCCTGA
- the THAP4 gene encoding peroxynitrite isomerase THAP4 isoform X1, giving the protein MGRGAVWAAELGLGEGGVTPRKGAVCSARRRRERPLTRTPGKAPVYGFPLKDSKRLIQWLKAVQRDNWTPTKYSFLCSEHFTKDSFSKRLEDQHRLLKPTAVPTIFQLAEKKHDNLDYVRSRRKIASQVPLQDGENPREGGCEVVQRTSSSGKDFMVMQGTKEMEEASLQAKCESMSEEEENLHSQLDSPRRRTLGDNLIAKPGPQKKPERSSAEDCRKATWTGSWVADRSGVSVDDFTPPASGACKFIGSLHSYSFSSKHARERPSFPKEQLERKRPKRDVEPSCSSHLMGHNKAIVEGSPTSSLTATPQKPLQGLSASPADLTPQPAAEAVVGRKGDTDANPMSINEVIMSASGACKLIDSLHSYCFSSRQSKSQVCCLREQVEKKNGELRLLRQRVSRSDSQVRKLKEKLDELKRISFPYLNSLLSQDCETPQLNPVMEPLSWMLGTWLSDPPGDGTFPTMKPFQYLEEVHISHVGQPMLNFSFNAFHPDTRKPMHRECGFIRLKPDTNKVAFISAQNTGLVEVEEGEVNGQELSIASHSIARISFAKKPHVEQITRKFRLNSDGKLEQTVSMATTTQPMTQHLHITYKKVTP; this is encoded by the exons ATGGGGAGAGGCGCCGTGTGGGCAGCGGAGCTGGGGCTAGGCGAAGGCGGCGTGACGCCGCGTAAGGGCGCTGTTTGTTCCGCACGACGCCGGCGGGAGCGGCCCCTGACACGTACGCCCGGGAAAGCTCCGGTGTACGG ATTCCCTCTGAAGGATTCGAAGCGTCTGATTCAGTGGCTGAAAGCTGTTCAAAGGGACAACTGGACTCCCACTAAATACTCATTTCTCTGCAGCGAGCATTTCACCAAAGACAGCTTTTCTAAGCGGCTGGAAGACCAGCACCGGTTGCTGAAGCCCACTGCTGTTCCTACAATCTTCCAGCTTGCGGAGAAAAAGCACGACAACCTGGATTATGTcaggagcagaagaaaaatagcGAGCCAGGTGCCGCTGCAGGATGGAGAAAACCCAAGGGAAGGAGGCTGTGAGGTAGTGCAAAGGACCTCATCTTCTGGCAAGGACTTCATGGTGATGCAAGGGACAAAGGAGATGGAGGAGGCATCGCTGCAAGCGAAATGCGAATCGATgtctgaggaggaagagaacCTCCACAGCCAGCTGGACAGCCCTCGGAGAAGGACGTTAGGTGATAATTTGATTGCAAAGCCTGGCCCTCAGAAAAAGCCTGAGAGATCTTCTGCGGAGGACTGCCGGAAAGCCACTTGGACGGGGAGCTGGGTAGCAGACAGAAGTGGTGTGTCGGTCGACGACTTCACCCCTCCCGCCTCTGGTGCTTGCAAGTTCATCGGCTCCCTTCATTCATACAGCTTTTCCTCTAAGCATGCCAGAGAGAGGCCGTCTTTCCCTAAAGAGCAGCTAGAAAGGAAAAGGCCAAAGAGAGACGTGGAACCAAGCTGCAGCAGCCATCTGATGGGGCACAATAAGGCTATAGTGGAAGGCTCCCCTACTTCATCCCTCACCGCCACCCCTCAGAAACCTTTGCAGGGTTTGTCGGCATCCCCAGCAGACCTCAcccctcagcctgctgctgaggCTGTGGTGGGGCGGAAGGGTGACACAGATGCCAACCCCATGTCAATCAATGAGGTTATCATGTCAGCCTCGGGAGCTTGCAAACTCATCGACTCCCTCCACTCGTACTGTTTCTCCTCCAGGCAGAGCAAAAGTCAGGTGTGCTGCTTGCGGGAGCAGGTAGAAAAGAAGAACGGAGAGTTGAGACTTTTGAGGCAGAGGGTCAGTCGCTCTGACAGTCAAGTCAGGAAGCTGAAGGAGAAGCTAGATGAGCTGAAGAGGATCAGTTTCCCTTACTTGAACAGCCTGCTATCCCAGGACTGTG AGACTCCGCAGCTGAATCCTGTGATGGAACCTCTGTCCTGGATGCTGGGTACATGGCTCTCAGACCCACCAGGAGATGGCACCTTCCCTACAATGAAGCCCTTCCAGTACCTTGAAGAAGTGCACATCTCTCATGTGGGGCAGCCCATGCTCAACTTCTC GTTCAATGCCTTCCATCCAGACACCAGGAAGCCCATGCACCGAGAATGTGGATTCATTCGCCTCAAACCCGACACGAATAAGGTGGCCTTCATCAGTGCTCAGAACACAG GTCTGGTGGAGGTGGAGGAAGGGGAGGTGAATGGACAAGAGCTGTCTATAGCATCTCACTCTATAGCCAGGATCTCCTTTGCCAAGAAGCCCCATGTAGAACAG ATTACCAGAAAATTCAGGCTCAATTCCGATGGGAAACTCGAACAAACTGTCTCAATGGCAACCACTACGCAGCCCATGACTCAGCACCTCCACATTACCTACAAAAAGGTGACACCCTGA
- the THAP4 gene encoding peroxynitrite isomerase THAP4 isoform X2: MVICCAAANCSNRQGKAHRGAVSFHRFPLKDSKRLIQWLKAVQRDNWTPTKYSFLCSEHFTKDSFSKRLEDQHRLLKPTAVPTIFQLAEKKHDNLDYVRSRRKIASQVPLQDGENPREGGCEVVQRTSSSGKDFMVMQGTKEMEEASLQAKCESMSEEEENLHSQLDSPRRRTLGDNLIAKPGPQKKPERSSAEDCRKATWTGSWVADRSGVSVDDFTPPASGACKFIGSLHSYSFSSKHARERPSFPKEQLERKRPKRDVEPSCSSHLMGHNKAIVEGSPTSSLTATPQKPLQGLSASPADLTPQPAAEAVVGRKGDTDANPMSINEVIMSASGACKLIDSLHSYCFSSRQSKSQVCCLREQVEKKNGELRLLRQRVSRSDSQVRKLKEKLDELKRISFPYLNSLLSQDCETPQLNPVMEPLSWMLGTWLSDPPGDGTFPTMKPFQYLEEVHISHVGQPMLNFSFNAFHPDTRKPMHRECGFIRLKPDTNKVAFISAQNTGLVEVEEGEVNGQELSIASHSIARISFAKKPHVEQITRKFRLNSDGKLEQTVSMATTTQPMTQHLHITYKKVTP, from the exons ATGGTGATCTGCTGCGCCGCCGCCAACTGCTCCAACCGGCAGGGGAAGGCGCACCGGGGCGCCGTCTCCTTCCACAG ATTCCCTCTGAAGGATTCGAAGCGTCTGATTCAGTGGCTGAAAGCTGTTCAAAGGGACAACTGGACTCCCACTAAATACTCATTTCTCTGCAGCGAGCATTTCACCAAAGACAGCTTTTCTAAGCGGCTGGAAGACCAGCACCGGTTGCTGAAGCCCACTGCTGTTCCTACAATCTTCCAGCTTGCGGAGAAAAAGCACGACAACCTGGATTATGTcaggagcagaagaaaaatagcGAGCCAGGTGCCGCTGCAGGATGGAGAAAACCCAAGGGAAGGAGGCTGTGAGGTAGTGCAAAGGACCTCATCTTCTGGCAAGGACTTCATGGTGATGCAAGGGACAAAGGAGATGGAGGAGGCATCGCTGCAAGCGAAATGCGAATCGATgtctgaggaggaagagaacCTCCACAGCCAGCTGGACAGCCCTCGGAGAAGGACGTTAGGTGATAATTTGATTGCAAAGCCTGGCCCTCAGAAAAAGCCTGAGAGATCTTCTGCGGAGGACTGCCGGAAAGCCACTTGGACGGGGAGCTGGGTAGCAGACAGAAGTGGTGTGTCGGTCGACGACTTCACCCCTCCCGCCTCTGGTGCTTGCAAGTTCATCGGCTCCCTTCATTCATACAGCTTTTCCTCTAAGCATGCCAGAGAGAGGCCGTCTTTCCCTAAAGAGCAGCTAGAAAGGAAAAGGCCAAAGAGAGACGTGGAACCAAGCTGCAGCAGCCATCTGATGGGGCACAATAAGGCTATAGTGGAAGGCTCCCCTACTTCATCCCTCACCGCCACCCCTCAGAAACCTTTGCAGGGTTTGTCGGCATCCCCAGCAGACCTCAcccctcagcctgctgctgaggCTGTGGTGGGGCGGAAGGGTGACACAGATGCCAACCCCATGTCAATCAATGAGGTTATCATGTCAGCCTCGGGAGCTTGCAAACTCATCGACTCCCTCCACTCGTACTGTTTCTCCTCCAGGCAGAGCAAAAGTCAGGTGTGCTGCTTGCGGGAGCAGGTAGAAAAGAAGAACGGAGAGTTGAGACTTTTGAGGCAGAGGGTCAGTCGCTCTGACAGTCAAGTCAGGAAGCTGAAGGAGAAGCTAGATGAGCTGAAGAGGATCAGTTTCCCTTACTTGAACAGCCTGCTATCCCAGGACTGTG AGACTCCGCAGCTGAATCCTGTGATGGAACCTCTGTCCTGGATGCTGGGTACATGGCTCTCAGACCCACCAGGAGATGGCACCTTCCCTACAATGAAGCCCTTCCAGTACCTTGAAGAAGTGCACATCTCTCATGTGGGGCAGCCCATGCTCAACTTCTC GTTCAATGCCTTCCATCCAGACACCAGGAAGCCCATGCACCGAGAATGTGGATTCATTCGCCTCAAACCCGACACGAATAAGGTGGCCTTCATCAGTGCTCAGAACACAG GTCTGGTGGAGGTGGAGGAAGGGGAGGTGAATGGACAAGAGCTGTCTATAGCATCTCACTCTATAGCCAGGATCTCCTTTGCCAAGAAGCCCCATGTAGAACAG ATTACCAGAAAATTCAGGCTCAATTCCGATGGGAAACTCGAACAAACTGTCTCAATGGCAACCACTACGCAGCCCATGACTCAGCACCTCCACATTACCTACAAAAAGGTGACACCCTGA
- the THAP4 gene encoding peroxynitrite isomerase THAP4 isoform X3 produces the protein MGRGAVWAAELGLGEGGVTPRKGAVCSARRRRERPLTRTPGKAPVYGFPLKDSKRLIQWLKAVQRDNWTPTKYSFLCSEHFTKDSFSKRLEDQHRLLKPTAVPTIFQLAEKKHDNLDYVRSRRKIASQVPLQDGENPREGGCEVVQRTSSSGKDFMVMQGTKEMEEASLQAKCESMSEEEENLHSQLDSPRRRTLGDNLIAKPGPQKKPERSSAEDCRKATWTGSWVADRSGVSVDDFTPPASGACKFIGSLHSYSFSSKHARERPSFPKEQLERKRPKRDVEPSCSSHLMGHNKAIVEGSPTSSLTATPQKPLQGLSASPADLTPQPAAEAVVGRKGDTDANPMSINEVIMSASGACKLIDSLHSYCFSSRQSKSQVCCLREQVEKKNGELRLLRQRVSRSDSQVRKLKEKLDELKRISFPYLNSLLSQDCETPQLNPVMEPLSWMLGTWLSDPPGDGTFPTMKPFQYLEEVHISHVGQPMLNFSFNAFHPDTRKPMHRECGFIRLKPDTNKVAFISAQNTGLVEVEEGEVNGQELSIASHSIARISFAKKPHVEQPSEDVSYITRHRGIIKN, from the exons ATGGGGAGAGGCGCCGTGTGGGCAGCGGAGCTGGGGCTAGGCGAAGGCGGCGTGACGCCGCGTAAGGGCGCTGTTTGTTCCGCACGACGCCGGCGGGAGCGGCCCCTGACACGTACGCCCGGGAAAGCTCCGGTGTACGG ATTCCCTCTGAAGGATTCGAAGCGTCTGATTCAGTGGCTGAAAGCTGTTCAAAGGGACAACTGGACTCCCACTAAATACTCATTTCTCTGCAGCGAGCATTTCACCAAAGACAGCTTTTCTAAGCGGCTGGAAGACCAGCACCGGTTGCTGAAGCCCACTGCTGTTCCTACAATCTTCCAGCTTGCGGAGAAAAAGCACGACAACCTGGATTATGTcaggagcagaagaaaaatagcGAGCCAGGTGCCGCTGCAGGATGGAGAAAACCCAAGGGAAGGAGGCTGTGAGGTAGTGCAAAGGACCTCATCTTCTGGCAAGGACTTCATGGTGATGCAAGGGACAAAGGAGATGGAGGAGGCATCGCTGCAAGCGAAATGCGAATCGATgtctgaggaggaagagaacCTCCACAGCCAGCTGGACAGCCCTCGGAGAAGGACGTTAGGTGATAATTTGATTGCAAAGCCTGGCCCTCAGAAAAAGCCTGAGAGATCTTCTGCGGAGGACTGCCGGAAAGCCACTTGGACGGGGAGCTGGGTAGCAGACAGAAGTGGTGTGTCGGTCGACGACTTCACCCCTCCCGCCTCTGGTGCTTGCAAGTTCATCGGCTCCCTTCATTCATACAGCTTTTCCTCTAAGCATGCCAGAGAGAGGCCGTCTTTCCCTAAAGAGCAGCTAGAAAGGAAAAGGCCAAAGAGAGACGTGGAACCAAGCTGCAGCAGCCATCTGATGGGGCACAATAAGGCTATAGTGGAAGGCTCCCCTACTTCATCCCTCACCGCCACCCCTCAGAAACCTTTGCAGGGTTTGTCGGCATCCCCAGCAGACCTCAcccctcagcctgctgctgaggCTGTGGTGGGGCGGAAGGGTGACACAGATGCCAACCCCATGTCAATCAATGAGGTTATCATGTCAGCCTCGGGAGCTTGCAAACTCATCGACTCCCTCCACTCGTACTGTTTCTCCTCCAGGCAGAGCAAAAGTCAGGTGTGCTGCTTGCGGGAGCAGGTAGAAAAGAAGAACGGAGAGTTGAGACTTTTGAGGCAGAGGGTCAGTCGCTCTGACAGTCAAGTCAGGAAGCTGAAGGAGAAGCTAGATGAGCTGAAGAGGATCAGTTTCCCTTACTTGAACAGCCTGCTATCCCAGGACTGTG AGACTCCGCAGCTGAATCCTGTGATGGAACCTCTGTCCTGGATGCTGGGTACATGGCTCTCAGACCCACCAGGAGATGGCACCTTCCCTACAATGAAGCCCTTCCAGTACCTTGAAGAAGTGCACATCTCTCATGTGGGGCAGCCCATGCTCAACTTCTC GTTCAATGCCTTCCATCCAGACACCAGGAAGCCCATGCACCGAGAATGTGGATTCATTCGCCTCAAACCCGACACGAATAAGGTGGCCTTCATCAGTGCTCAGAACACAG GTCTGGTGGAGGTGGAGGAAGGGGAGGTGAATGGACAAGAGCTGTCTATAGCATCTCACTCTATAGCCAGGATCTCCTTTGCCAAGAAGCCCCATGTAGAACAG CCTTCAGAAGATGTTTCATACATTACAAGACACAGAGGGATCATTAAGAACTGA